ACGCATGATGCATTCGGCGAGCGTCGACTTGCCCGACTCGTTCGGACCGGCGATCACCGTGAGCCCGCGCGAAAATTCGAACGGGCCGCGACCGACGAGCTTGCCGAAGCCGTCCACGATGACCCGTTTGAGGATCACGCGCGCAGCTTCTTCTTGGCAAACGCGAGCAAGCCATACCGCAACGCGAATTGCAGCAGGAGACGTTCGTCGTCGTCCGCGCTCGTCATGCGCTCGCGCATCGTGACGACAAAGGCCGCGCGCACGGTATTGCCTTCATTCGCGATGGCGTCTAAATCAAATGCCTGATAATCTTCGACGAGCTCGAATCCCGGATATTGGAGCGTCATGTCGTCGCGCAGGGCGTGCAGATCGGGGTCGAGCGATGCCTGCGCCGCGCCGGTAAGCCGGAAGCGGCAGAAGATAGAGCCGGGATACGGAATCGACGACGCAACTTTTTCGCGAACGGCCTGGACGAGCGCGGCGGAATCGCCGAACCCGGCCACATCGAGTTCCGCATCGACGTAGCGCGTCTTGTTGATCCGCTCGAACGTGACGCTCACGCGGCCGCCATCGACCGTGACGATGCTCGCCGTGTGTTCGCCGTCCTGATTTCTGTTGAGGGGCTCGGGCGATCCGGGGTACGCATGGTGCGGTCCCTGAAGCAGGCCGTGAAAGTGCCCGACCATGGCGTGCGCCGCACCGGCGCTCGCGATCTCAGCGCCGTTGAACGGCGCGATCGTCTCCTTGCCGGGCGGCATATGCTCTTCGTCGGACCCGTGAAAAAGAAGAAGATGCGTGCCGTCGCCGGTGCATGAAAAACCCGCGAGCGCGCGTCCATGATCGAGCGCAGACGTCTGGCCCAATCCCCACAGCGTCAGGCCATCGGCGAGCCGCTCCGGACGAAAGTTACGATCATCGAAGATGACGACGTTTGCAGGCAGCGGCTGCATCTGCCTATAGACCGATCCGGCCGTGCAAGGGTCGTGATTGCCTGGGCTGACGAACACGCGAATGGCGTCGAGGGCGCTGAGATGCCGGCGTATGTAGGCGGCGGTATCAGGGCCGGCATGCCGGTCTTCGTAAAGGTCGCCTGCGATGCAGACCGCGTCGACGCCACGCTCGCGGGCAAGATCGAGCGCCCGCTCGAACGCGGCGCGCAATTGCTCGCGCCGTTTTGCGCCAAAGGCCGGTTCGCGACCGCCGAAGGCCATCTCGAGGTGGACATCGGCGATGTGGAGGATGCGGTAGCTCAGAACCGTTCCTTTCGTACGGAGCAGTGCGCGTGACAAGGGATGTGGTGCACGCGGGCAAAATCGGCACGGCCGTGCTCATCACCCTCGAATTGCTTGGCGCGCTCGTCTTGCTCGTCGTCGCGAGCGACGCCTTCACCAACGCGGTCGAATGGGTCGGATCGATCTACGGCCTGACGCGAAGCGCGATGGGATCGGTGGTCGCCGCGATCGGTTCGTCGCTGCCCGAAACGATGGTCGCGATCGTCGCGATCTTGGTTCTCCGGGATCCCGCGAGCCAAGCTGTCGGCATCGGCGCCGTGCTCGGCGCGCCGTTCATGCTCGCAACGGTGGTCTTCGCGCTCATCGGTCTCACGGCGATCGTTCGGCGGAAGATGAGCGACAGTGGGCAACGTCTGCAAGCCAACGTTCAGTCCGCCGTCTTCGGCCTCGTGCTCTTCGGATTCACGTTTGCGCTGGCCGTCGGCGCGTCCTTCGATCCGACGCCGGCGGTGCGCTCGATCACCGCAGCGCTCGTGCTCGGCGCGTACGTCGTCCATCTGATCTACCATATCCGCCGCAAAGGCGCTCCAGCGGCAGACCGTCCGCCGCCGCTGCGGCTCGCGCCGCGAGCCACCCATGCGCCTACATATGCGGTGTTCGGCCAACTTGCGCTCGCATTGGTTGTGACGGTAGCCGCGTCACACTGGTTTGTGACCGCGGTGACCGCAGCGTCCGCCGAGGTCGGCGTGCCGCCGCTCGTCGTTTCGTTGTTCTTGAGCCCGATCGCGACGGAGCTTCCCGAGATCATGAACGTCGTGCTGTGGATGCGACGCGGCTTGGACGACCTCGCGGTAGGCAATGTGTTGGGCGCGATGATCTTCCAAACGTCAGTGGCGTCGGCGATCGGATTGCTCGCCACGCCCTGGCGCCTCGACGTGGAAGCTTATGTCGCCTGCGGGGCGACGCTTTTGGCTGTGGCGCTCGTATTGGCCGTCACATCGGTCCGGCGGCGTCTGGATTCGCGCGCCTTAGCGATCTGCGGCATCTTCTACTTCGCGTACATCTCGTACATGATGGTGCACGGGAGATGATCTCTTCCGTGTCACTTGGCTAGCTGCGGAAGAAAATACACGAAAACAAGTGTGACTGCGTTGAACGTGGTGTGCGCGATCATGTTGGCCCAGAGCGTGCGCGAGCGGTAGTACAGGAAGCAGAGACCCATGCCGACGGCCCACAGCGCCGCGATGCTCCAATAGTCGGCGTGAGCTGCCGCAAAAATCAATCCGCTTAAGGCGGC
Above is a window of Candidatus Eremiobacteraceae bacterium DNA encoding:
- a CDS encoding metallophosphoesterase, translated to MSRALLRTKGTVLSYRILHIADVHLEMAFGGREPAFGAKRREQLRAAFERALDLARERGVDAVCIAGDLYEDRHAGPDTAAYIRRHLSALDAIRVFVSPGNHDPCTAGSVYRQMQPLPANVVIFDDRNFRPERLADGLTLWGLGQTSALDHGRALAGFSCTGDGTHLLLFHGSDEEHMPPGKETIAPFNGAEIASAGAAHAMVGHFHGLLQGPHHAYPGSPEPLNRNQDGEHTASIVTVDGGRVSVTFERINKTRYVDAELDVAGFGDSAALVQAVREKVASSIPYPGSIFCRFRLTGAAQASLDPDLHALRDDMTLQYPGFELVEDYQAFDLDAIANEGNTVRAAFVVTMRERMTSADDDERLLLQFALRYGLLAFAKKKLRA